A genomic region of Papaver somniferum cultivar HN1 chromosome 7, ASM357369v1, whole genome shotgun sequence contains the following coding sequences:
- the LOC113293352 gene encoding uncharacterized protein LOC113293352 isoform X2, which translates to MVSKAYSPGELQKIGNEHCLLTSETVEKSVNTEDKDEVSQNFNDNINNHILEGKIESTEGETSFKSAAVANGASDQNIEGSEICEDREKLALVQKEDVKETHDITSMNNIVAFDKHDTSMTLENAKFEKEEEIAHSFKLPSEVDTTDICPAENYMSMPNITSTSLDQSVQEEKIEVREDEIIKEEEKQTSEEISDDRRTLVEETDKEEIWQHQHVESSTAEAYEQTSTATEEVATVSQKDETESKTEVPSFELREQVGQTVETTPDHSVLVKLQHRSH; encoded by the coding sequence ATGGTCTCTAAAGCTTATTCCCCGGGAGAACTGCAGAAAATTGGGAATGAACATTGCTTACTTACTTCTGAAACTGTTGAAAAATCCGTGAACACGGAGGATAAAGATGAAGTATCTCAGAATTTCAATGACAACATCAATAATCACATTCTTGAAGGTAAAATTGAAAGCACTGAGGGTGAAACTTCTTTCAAATCAGCAGCAGTAGCAAATGGTGCCTCGGATCAAAATATAGAAGGGTCAGAAATTTGTGAAGATAGAGAAAAATTGGCTTTGGTACAAAAAGAGGATGTAAAAGAGACACATGATATAACATCAATGAATAACATTGTTGCGTTCGATAAACATGATACATCCATGACCTTGGAGAATGCAAAGTTTGAAAAAGAGGAGGAGATCGCACATTCATTCAAATTACCATCAGAAGTTGATACTACAGATATATGCCCTGCAGAAAATTATATGTCTATGCCTAATATTACATCCACTTCCCTAGACCAGAGTGTacaagaagaaaaaattgaagTCAGAGAAGACGAAATAATCAAGGAAGAGGAGAAACAAACAAGTGAAGAGATATCTGATGATAGAAGGACTCTCGTGGAAGAAACAGACAAAGAAGAAATTTGGCAGCACCAACATGTTGAAAGTTCCACAGCAGAAGCTTATGAACAAACGTCCACAGCAACAGAGGAAGTCGCGACTGTTTCACAGAAGGATGAGACTGAAAGCAAGACTGAAGTTCCATCTTTTGAACTTAGAGAACAGGTTGGTCAAACAGTAGAAACAACTCCGGACCACAgtgtgttggttaaacttcaacatagaagtcactaa
- the LOC113299564 gene encoding bifunctional TH2 protein, mitochondrial-like, with the protein MALVQESSSKEVVEINSMSTSKEDEEEEMSESDSDEISMSGLLWTSCRNEALYLIYSPLFVHIASGSLDDKEFDQYVADYAYLLKDFVEVYKLAAVQCKNVSHKTEFLRWSSNVKQELGRDNSLVGQKLVLNPTKETTLHPATAKYKEFLLATASGNIQVSEIPIQQSKIPAYTLGAGMPSLRLYAFLSEAMQNLVSPYVYSHPYSKWLKEYSYESFERSYLDSEKVLDELCDSLTEKEVEVVERLYYQAMALQMDFFYSRQSEQTLIIPIYRKLDPKEERLMLFADFDFTCTSVASLEILANIEILTAQKPDQQLQGEDRERDSHIT; encoded by the exons ATGGCGCTTGTTCAG GAATCATCATCAAAAGAAGTTGTTGAAATCAACAGCATGTCGACatcaaaagaagatgaagaagaggaaatgTCAGAATCTGATTCTGATGAGATTAGTATGTCAGGACTATTGTGGACAAGCTGTAGAAATGAAGCACTGTACTTAATATATTCACCTTTGTTTGTTCACATCGCTTCTGGAAGTTTAGATGATAAAGAATTTGATCAATACGTTGCTGATTATGCATATCTTCTGAAAGATTTTGTGGAAGT GTATAAGTTAGCAGCAGTTCAATGTAAAAATGTTTCTCATAAGACTGAATTCTTAAGGTGGAGTAGTAATGTGAAGCAAGAATTGGGAAGGGACAATTCTCTTGTTGGACAA AAACTGGTTTTAAACCCTACAAAAGAGACCACTCTTCACCCTGCAACAGCGAAATACAAAGAGTTCTTGTTAGCAACTGCTTCGGGTAATATACAAGTTAGTGAAATTCCAATACAGCAGTCAAAAATTCCTGCCTATACTCTTGGTGCTGGGATGCCAAGCCTGAGACTCTATGCCTTTCTTAGTGAGGCGATGCAGAACCTTGTCAGTCCTTATGTTTATTCTCACCCATACAGCAAGTGGTTGAAGGAATATTCTTATGAAAGTTTCGAG AGATCATATCTGGATTCTGAGAAAGTGCTTGATGAGCTATGCGACTCTTTGACCGAAAAAGAGGTTGAAGTCGTAGAAAGGCTTTATTATCAAGCTATGGCACTTCAAATGGACTTCTTTTATTCTCGACAGTCTGAGCAAACCCTGATCATCCCGATATATAGAAAGCTTGATCCTAAGGAGGAACGTCTGATGCTATTTGCAGATTTTGATTTTACATGTACCAGTGTGGCTTCTTTGGAAATATTAGCGAACATCGAAATATTGACTGCTCAAAAACCTGATCAGCAACTGCAGGGTGAGGATAGAGAGAGAGATTCTCATATTACATAA
- the LOC113293352 gene encoding uncharacterized protein LOC113293352 isoform X1, producing MATEADIPEGPEPISVTNIKEETNELNCSHLDTMVSKAYSPGELQKIGNEHCLLTSETVEKSVNTEDKDEVSQNFNDNINNHILEGKIESTEGETSFKSAAVANGASDQNIEGSEICEDREKLALVQKEDVKETHDITSMNNIVAFDKHDTSMTLENAKFEKEEEIAHSFKLPSEVDTTDICPAENYMSMPNITSTSLDQSVQEEKIEVREDEIIKEEEKQTSEEISDDRRTLVEETDKEEIWQHQHVESSTAEAYEQTSTATEEVATVSQKDETESKTEVPSFELREQVGQTVETTPDHSVLVKLQHRSH from the exons ATGGCAACTGAGGCTGATATACCAGAAGGTCCAGAACCCATATCTGTAACG AACATAAAAGAGGAAACGAATGAGTTGAACTGCAGCCACTTGGACACAATGGTCTCTAAAGCTTATTCCCCGGGAGAACTGCAGAAAATTGGGAATGAACATTGCTTACTTACTTCTGAAACTGTTGAAAAATCCGTGAACACGGAGGATAAAGATGAAGTATCTCAGAATTTCAATGACAACATCAATAATCACATTCTTGAAGGTAAAATTGAAAGCACTGAGGGTGAAACTTCTTTCAAATCAGCAGCAGTAGCAAATGGTGCCTCGGATCAAAATATAGAAGGGTCAGAAATTTGTGAAGATAGAGAAAAATTGGCTTTGGTACAAAAAGAGGATGTAAAAGAGACACATGATATAACATCAATGAATAACATTGTTGCGTTCGATAAACATGATACATCCATGACCTTGGAGAATGCAAAGTTTGAAAAAGAGGAGGAGATCGCACATTCATTCAAATTACCATCAGAAGTTGATACTACAGATATATGCCCTGCAGAAAATTATATGTCTATGCCTAATATTACATCCACTTCCCTAGACCAGAGTGTacaagaagaaaaaattgaagTCAGAGAAGACGAAATAATCAAGGAAGAGGAGAAACAAACAAGTGAAGAGATATCTGATGATAGAAGGACTCTCGTGGAAGAAACAGACAAAGAAGAAATTTGGCAGCACCAACATGTTGAAAGTTCCACAGCAGAAGCTTATGAACAAACGTCCACAGCAACAGAGGAAGTCGCGACTGTTTCACAGAAGGATGAGACTGAAAGCAAGACTGAAGTTCCATCTTTTGAACTTAGAGAACAGGTTGGTCAAACAGTAGAAACAACTCCGGACCACAgtgtgttggttaaacttcaacatagaagtcactaa
- the LOC113295937 gene encoding eukaryotic translation initiation factor 5B-like, producing MNSSVEEKIVGEVGGECNEASNPEESREFVSEAQTRDMLLETKMTENDEDGKDVVPVGDGNIEEFSLVETTRNEHLVEETHIIENEKNEYLKTEIPQDVWESKVCTRPENSDTSESSEKQIQGEEGFVEEPCLISVGKDTVTDRHQEADAGDPFTETHMKLEPVESGNDPIADQIAKTNEATKIIKNGTLIEEIQIKLEEMNKETTVSTKTREIISAKNEEGPYMNIHEKPTKSTPCEAKPTERMYDMVVKPSSLELEEDTSTNSETMISVTEDARNLDNLSEVVVEALASDIPDKEEKAREHEGEHIETQAINAVEEVEHEKNDVPEVNILKEGVKKLDEFNIQERPCESKDTQVQIPQHEETQVVLAVEQEITEESVMARIGNNNTSESFVEDQSQMKTDLKQEAKFAKPGPEGLSADQPSATETIVIETTVNLEERNRIPQNFERIPEASDTKNEEEGSREVDLWKATEANTATFLEDQSGSTEEKNNTEEQKPRDISEINGKPKEAECGQYKESINKTEPSMSDLILDFEREYFVEKKEPLESKVPLTVQVEKDAKEEEKYSADAEDEQVKEDSGSDAPVMVEASADVDVNQLTRNHTTYYQE from the exons ATGAACTCATCAGTTGAAGAAAAGATAGTAGGAGAAGTAGGCGGAGAGTGTAATGAAGCCTCCAATCCCGAGGAATCCCGGGAATTTGTGTCTGAAGCTCAGACTCGTGATATGCTCCTTGAAACAAAGATGACTGAAAATGATGAAGATGGCAAGGATGTTGTACCTGTTGGAGATGGAAACATTGAGGAATTCTCTCTAGTAGAGACTACGAGAAATGAACACTTGGTGGAAGAAACCCATAttatagaaaatgaaaaaaatgagtaCCTAAAAACAGAAATTccacaagatgtctgggaatctAAA GTGTGTACGAGACCTGAGAACTCTGATACCAGCGAGAGCAGTGAAAAACAGATACAAGGTGAAGAAGGATTTGTCGAGGAACCATGCCTGATATCAGTTGGAAAGGATACTGTTACAGATAGACATCAAGAAGCCGATGCAGGAGATCCATTCACAGAAACTCACATGAAGCTTGAACCTGTAGAATCAGGTAATGATCCGATAGCTGACCAGATTGCAAAGACTAATGAGGCAACAAAGATCATAAAGAATGGAACTCTAATAGAAGAAATCCAA ATAAAATTGGAGGAGATGAACAAAGAAACGACAGTTTCCACTAAAACTAGAGAAATAATTTCAGCAAAGAATGAGGAAGGCCCATACATGAACATTCATGAAAAACCTACTAAAAGTACACCATGTGAAGCAAAACCAACAGAAAGAATGTATGACATGGTAGTTAAACCCTCTTCTCTAGAGCTTGAAGAAGATACGTCAACAAATTCAGAGACCATGATAAGTGTAACGGAAGATGCAAGAAACCTTGATAATTTATCTGAAG TTGTTGTTGAGGCTTTAGCAAGCGATATCCCAGATAAAGAAGAAAAGGCTAGAGAACATGAAGGGGAACATATTGAGACACAAGCCATAAATGCAGTAGAAGAAGTTGAGCACGAAAAGAATGAC GTTCCAGAAGTGAATATCTTAAAGGAAGGTGTGAAGAAGCTTGACGAGTTCAATATTCAAGAAAGACCATGTGAAAGCAAAGATACACAAGTTCAAATTCCACAACATGAAGAAACCCAGGTTGTCTTGGCTGTTGAGCAGGAAATAACAGAGGAAAGTGTCATGGCTAGAATTGGCAACAACAATACTTCTGAGTCTTTTGTTGAAGATCAAAGTCAAATGAAAACCGATCTCAAGCAAGAAGCAAAG TTTGCAAAACCAGGACCAGAAGGTTTATCTGCTGACCAACCTTCAGCCACGGAAACAATAGTGATAGAAACTACTGTGAACCTGGAAGAACGCAACAGAATTCCTCAAAACTTTGAAAGGATTCCTGAAGCCAGTGATACAAAAAATGAAGAGGAGGGGTCAAGAGAAGTGGACCTCTGGAAGGCCACAGAGGCAAACACTGCAACATTTTTAGAGGATCAGAGTGGAAGCACCGAAGAGAAAAACAACACAGAGGAGCAGAAACCAAGAGATATTTCAGAGATTAATGGGAAACCAAAAGAAGCAGAATGTGGACAGTACAAAGAATCAATCAACAAAACAGAACCATCAATGTCCGATCTCATACTAGACTTCGAAAGAGAATATTTTGTTGAGAAGAAAGAACCATTGGAAAGTAAAGTTCCCCTAACTGTTCAAGTTGAAAAagatgcaaaagaagaagaaaaatactcAGCGGATGCAGAAGATGAACAGGTAAAAGAAGACTCAGGGTCTGATGCTCCAGTAATGGTAGAAGCCTCAGCTGATGTTGATGTAAATCAGCTCACAAGAAATCACACAACATACTATCAGGAGTAG